A DNA window from Aminipila luticellarii contains the following coding sequences:
- the hisG gene encoding ATP phosphoribosyltransferase, which produces MDQIINIALPKGRLGKKVYDMFAAAGYPCPSISDTNRKLIFENPESGIRYFWVKPSDVAIYVERGAADIGVAGKDILMEYTPEVYELLDLNIGKCRLSVAAKKGFRDNTDKTLRVATKFKNITQQYYRSHCRDIDIIKLNGSIELAPILNLSDVIVDIVETGTTLRENNLEVVETILPISARLIANKANFKFKSSRIEDICSHMKLQCSASSEGERTYD; this is translated from the coding sequence TTGGATCAGATCATTAATATAGCACTGCCCAAAGGCAGGCTTGGAAAGAAAGTCTATGATATGTTTGCGGCAGCGGGATACCCCTGCCCTTCTATAAGCGATACCAACCGGAAGCTAATCTTTGAGAATCCGGAGTCCGGTATTCGGTATTTCTGGGTCAAGCCTTCTGATGTAGCCATCTATGTAGAACGGGGCGCTGCCGACATCGGAGTTGCCGGAAAAGATATTTTGATGGAATATACGCCGGAGGTCTACGAGCTTCTGGATTTAAATATCGGAAAATGCCGTTTGTCAGTAGCGGCTAAAAAAGGATTTCGAGATAATACAGATAAAACCCTTCGGGTCGCCACAAAATTTAAAAATATTACCCAGCAATATTACCGAAGCCATTGCCGGGATATTGACATCATCAAATTAAACGGTTCCATTGAACTGGCTCCTATTTTAAATCTTTCAGATGTGATCGTTGATATTGTGGAAACAGGAACCACCTTAAGGGAAAATAACTTGGAGGTAGTGGAAACGATCCTCCCGATCAGCGCCAGACTGATAGCAAACAAAGCCAATTTTAAATTTAAAAGCAGCCGGATAGAAGATATTTGCAGCCATATGAAGCTGCAATGTTCCGCATCAAGCGAAGGAGAAAGGACATATGATTAG
- the hisD gene encoding histidinol dehydrogenase produces the protein MIRILSYNEMNRADIFQRSTVPTGVEDTVSRIIQQVKEQKDSALLDYCTQFDGGAPERLEVSEEEIRQAFESTDPQFIKVLKKASDNITSFHSCQIRNSFIQNKSSGIVVGQKIVPLDRVGLYVPGGTAAYPSSVLMNCIPAKIAGVKEIIMVTPGKNGTVPPAILSAAKIAGVHRIFKVGGAQAVAALAYGTETIPKVDKIVGPGNAFVAEAKKQVFGSVDIDMIAGPSEILIIADQSCQAGQVAADMLSQAEHDKMASAVLVTDSPRLAESVRSELERQLSVLPREEIARSSIENNGKIIVAPNLETAIDIANEIAPEHLELCVDNPFDYLDRIRHAGSVFLGKNCPEALGDYMAGPNHTLPTSGTARFSSPLSVDDFVKKYQYTYYTKAALSAAADDIIYFAEQEGLSAHARSVSVRLAEDLEDGKDGMG, from the coding sequence ATGATTAGAATTTTATCATACAACGAGATGAACCGTGCAGATATTTTTCAGCGAAGCACCGTTCCTACAGGCGTGGAAGATACCGTTTCCCGCATCATTCAGCAGGTGAAAGAACAGAAGGATTCCGCCCTGCTGGACTATTGTACACAATTTGACGGAGGTGCTCCTGAAAGGCTGGAGGTTTCCGAGGAAGAAATCCGTCAAGCGTTTGAATCGACGGATCCCCAGTTTATTAAAGTCTTAAAAAAAGCTTCTGACAACATTACTTCCTTCCACAGCTGTCAGATTCGGAACAGCTTTATCCAGAACAAAAGCAGCGGCATTGTTGTAGGTCAGAAAATTGTTCCTTTAGACAGGGTCGGACTTTACGTACCCGGCGGTACGGCTGCGTATCCTTCCTCTGTGCTCATGAACTGTATTCCTGCCAAAATAGCCGGCGTAAAAGAAATTATTATGGTAACGCCCGGTAAAAACGGAACGGTTCCTCCGGCTATTCTATCTGCGGCTAAAATAGCCGGTGTCCACCGCATCTTCAAAGTAGGGGGCGCCCAGGCGGTCGCAGCTTTAGCCTATGGCACAGAGACTATTCCTAAAGTGGATAAAATAGTGGGTCCGGGCAATGCCTTTGTAGCCGAAGCAAAAAAACAAGTATTTGGCAGCGTGGACATTGATATGATTGCCGGGCCCAGTGAAATTTTGATTATAGCAGATCAATCCTGTCAGGCCGGACAGGTGGCGGCCGACATGCTTTCTCAGGCAGAGCATGACAAAATGGCCAGTGCTGTTTTAGTGACCGACAGTCCAAGGCTGGCTGAATCGGTCCGATCGGAGCTTGAACGGCAGCTTTCAGTTCTTCCTCGAGAGGAAATCGCTCGTTCCTCTATTGAAAATAACGGCAAAATTATCGTCGCTCCGAACCTTGAAACGGCTATAGACATTGCCAATGAAATCGCTCCGGAGCATTTGGAGCTTTGTGTAGACAATCCCTTCGACTATTTAGACCGTATCCGCCACGCAGGTTCTGTTTTCTTAGGGAAAAATTGCCCTGAGGCTCTTGGGGATTATATGGCAGGCCCGAACCATACCCTTCCCACAAGCGGTACTGCCAGATTTTCAAGCCCTCTTTCCGTAGATGATTTTGTGAAGAAATATCAATACACATACTACACAAAAGCGGCTCTTTCCGCCGCAGCAGACGATATTATTTACTTCGCCGAGCAGGAAGGTCTGTCTGCTCACGCAAGAAGCGTTTCCGTCCGGCTTGCGGAAGATCTGGAAGACGGAAAGGATGGGATGGGATGA
- the hisC gene encoding histidinol-phosphate transaminase, producing the protein MSRFLNKKYRGLEVYTPGEQPQDVPYIKLNTNESPFPPAPKVLDILSRREIEKLRLYSDPACTSLINRLAELYGVLPQQLYVSNGSDEILNFAFMAFGGKDVEAAFPDISYGFYKVFAALHGIRYTEIPVKADFSIDYRDYCHLHKLIVLANPNAPTGLTLSVSEIEEIVKTNPAHVVVVDEAYVDFGAESCYPLINRYPNLLVVQTFSKSRSMAGARLGFALGSEELIDDLNKIKYSTNPYNVNRLTLLAGEASVDSDEYYRDRCRKITEIRSYTSKELKGMGFTVLPSKANFIFAERKDIKGSYIYEELKKRGILIRHFTAPRIENYNRITIGTLEEMNILLNQLRIIINRK; encoded by the coding sequence ATGAGCCGATTTCTGAATAAAAAATATCGGGGGCTTGAAGTCTATACCCCCGGCGAACAGCCTCAGGATGTTCCGTATATCAAGCTGAACACCAATGAATCCCCTTTTCCTCCGGCTCCAAAGGTACTGGATATTCTAAGCCGTCGTGAAATAGAAAAGCTTCGATTGTATTCAGACCCTGCATGTACATCACTGATCAATAGGCTTGCTGAGCTATACGGGGTTCTGCCGCAGCAGCTATACGTTTCCAACGGCTCGGATGAAATCTTAAATTTTGCTTTTATGGCCTTTGGAGGAAAGGACGTTGAAGCCGCTTTTCCGGATATCAGCTATGGATTTTACAAGGTCTTTGCCGCTCTCCATGGTATCCGATATACTGAAATTCCTGTAAAAGCGGACTTCTCTATCGATTATCGGGATTACTGCCATCTCCATAAATTAATTGTTCTGGCGAATCCCAATGCCCCTACCGGCCTGACCTTATCCGTTTCTGAAATAGAGGAGATCGTCAAGACCAATCCGGCTCATGTAGTAGTTGTTGACGAAGCGTATGTGGATTTTGGAGCAGAGTCCTGTTATCCATTGATCAATCGGTATCCGAATCTTTTAGTCGTGCAGACCTTTTCCAAATCCCGCTCCATGGCGGGCGCACGTCTGGGCTTTGCTTTGGGTTCCGAAGAGCTGATTGACGACCTGAATAAAATCAAATATTCCACCAATCCCTATAATGTGAACCGTTTGACGCTCCTTGCCGGAGAAGCCTCCGTGGATTCTGACGAATATTATAGGGATCGATGCCGCAAAATTACTGAAATCAGAAGCTATACTTCAAAGGAACTGAAAGGTATGGGCTTTACCGTGCTTCCTTCCAAAGCCAACTTTATCTTTGCTGAACGGAAAGATATAAAAGGTTCCTATATCTACGAGGAATTGAAGAAAAGGGGTATTCTGATCCGCCACTTTACAGCCCCGCGAATTGAGAATTACAACCGCATTACCATTGGTACCCTGGAAGAAATGAATATCTTATTAAATCAATTAAGAATTATTATAAATAGAAAGTAA
- the hisB gene encoding imidazoleglycerol-phosphate dehydratase HisB — MRISECNRKTTETDIRLTINLDGSGESTISTGCGFLDHMLTLFAHHGNFDVAIACAGDTYVDDHHTVEDIGICLGTAFSKALGNKCGIRRYGHILLPMDEALLLCAADLSGRSFLSCELQIPSEKVGTFDTELTEEFFLAFVRAANVTLHIKQLSGKNSHHIIEGSFKAFARVLAQAVRIDEEHKDDIPSTKGVLI, encoded by the coding sequence ATGAGAATCAGCGAATGTAACCGAAAAACAACGGAAACCGACATCCGGCTTACCATTAATCTGGACGGATCCGGGGAAAGTACGATTTCAACCGGATGCGGTTTTTTAGATCACATGCTCACCCTATTTGCCCATCATGGGAACTTTGACGTCGCCATAGCATGCGCGGGTGACACATATGTTGATGATCACCACACCGTGGAGGATATCGGCATCTGTCTCGGAACCGCTTTTTCAAAAGCTCTCGGAAACAAGTGCGGTATCCGCAGATACGGTCACATCCTCCTTCCTATGGATGAGGCGCTCCTCCTCTGTGCGGCGGATTTATCCGGAAGAAGCTTTCTCTCTTGCGAGCTTCAAATTCCCTCAGAGAAAGTGGGAACATTTGATACGGAATTGACCGAGGAATTTTTTCTTGCTTTTGTGCGGGCAGCCAACGTGACTCTGCATATAAAACAGCTTTCAGGAAAGAATTCCCACCATATTATAGAAGGAAGCTTTAAAGCTTTCGCACGGGTTCTGGCGCAGGCTGTCCGAATCGATGAGGAACATAAAGACGACATTCCTTCTACCAAAGGAGTATTGATATGA
- the hisH gene encoding imidazole glycerol phosphate synthase subunit HisH, which translates to MIVIIDYGLGNLFSLKSAFASIGEQAVISGEKDIIRRADRILLPGVGAFGDAALKLRERALDGLIKEEVSKGKPLLGICLGMQLLFESSEEHGCHTGLGLIEGQIKPIAETVPAHLKIPHIGWNALHFPEDKEKSPIFKYIKEQDCVYFVHSYHAVGCKETVTATTEYGSELTAAVGYHQVYGCQFHPEKSGLTGLNILKAFCEIGD; encoded by the coding sequence ATGATTGTAATTATAGATTATGGTCTGGGCAACCTCTTTTCCTTAAAGAGTGCTTTTGCCTCCATCGGGGAACAAGCCGTCATAAGCGGAGAAAAGGACATCATCCGAAGAGCCGACCGGATTCTGCTGCCCGGTGTGGGTGCCTTTGGCGATGCAGCTTTAAAACTAAGAGAAAGGGCTTTAGATGGCCTCATTAAGGAAGAAGTAAGCAAAGGGAAGCCCTTACTGGGAATATGTCTGGGTATGCAGCTTCTCTTTGAAAGCAGTGAAGAGCACGGCTGTCATACCGGCTTAGGGCTGATCGAGGGACAAATAAAGCCCATTGCCGAAACTGTCCCTGCTCATTTAAAAATTCCTCATATTGGCTGGAATGCCCTGCATTTCCCCGAAGATAAAGAAAAAAGCCCCATTTTTAAGTATATAAAGGAACAGGATTGTGTATATTTCGTCCATTCCTATCACGCTGTCGGCTGCAAGGAAACCGTAACAGCTACTACCGAATATGGAAGCGAGCTGACCGCTGCTGTGGGGTATCATCAGGTGTACGGCTGTCAATTCCACCCGGAAAAAAGCGGTCTAACAGGTCTGAATATTTTAAAAGCATTTTGTGAGATTGGAGATTGA
- the hisA gene encoding 1-(5-phosphoribosyl)-5-[(5-phosphoribosylamino)methylideneamino]imidazole-4-carboxamide isomerase yields the protein MNIYPAIDLYEGTAVRLFKGNYDKMTLYDKNPLHTALKFQSQGSSFLHLVDLEGAKNGVPANLDTIKEIVEKTNLFIQLGGGIRCMKTAETYLSMGVDRVILGTAAITEKGFLKEAVKNYGAQIAVGVDIKDRKVAIKGWTELSPYSCEDFCRQMQAMGVQTIICTDVSKDGAMRGTNRELYRQLSHICSIDIIASGGVSTLEDIRALSDMQLHGAILGKALYTEALYLPEAIEAAKGKELLK from the coding sequence ATGAATATATATCCCGCTATTGATTTATATGAGGGCACCGCCGTACGTTTATTCAAAGGCAATTACGATAAAATGACGCTTTACGATAAAAATCCCCTTCATACTGCTCTAAAATTTCAATCCCAAGGCAGTTCCTTTCTTCACCTGGTAGATTTAGAAGGTGCAAAAAATGGGGTACCCGCCAATCTGGATACCATAAAAGAAATTGTTGAAAAGACGAACCTTTTTATACAGCTGGGCGGTGGAATCCGCTGCATGAAAACTGCGGAAACGTACCTCTCTATGGGCGTTGACCGCGTGATTCTCGGCACGGCTGCTATCACAGAAAAAGGATTTTTGAAGGAAGCCGTAAAAAATTACGGAGCACAAATTGCTGTAGGCGTAGACATCAAAGACAGAAAAGTAGCCATAAAAGGCTGGACAGAGCTTTCCCCGTACAGCTGCGAGGACTTCTGCCGCCAAATGCAGGCTATGGGCGTTCAAACGATCATCTGCACAGATGTCTCAAAAGACGGCGCCATGAGAGGAACCAATCGGGAACTGTACCGGCAGCTTTCCCATATCTGTTCCATAGATATTATCGCGTCCGGAGGGGTATCGACCCTGGAAGATATCCGGGCGCTTTCCGATATGCAGCTTCACGGAGCCATCCTGGGAAAGGCCTTATATACCGAAGCTCTTTACCTGCCCGAAGCCATAGAAGCAGCCAAAGGAAAGGAGCTGTTAAAATGA
- the hisF gene encoding imidazole glycerol phosphate synthase subunit HisF: MITKRIIPCLDVRNGRVVKGMNFTGLADVSSPIELAKYYSDNGADELVFYDITASSENRKLFTEVLCQVAACIFIPLTVGGGISAIEDFDRVLKCGADKVSVNTGAIRNPQLIRQASLKYGNQCVVLSADVKRVNGKFTIFSEGGRKSAGMDAIEWIQEGVRLGAGEVVVNSIDTDGVKNGFDLELLSAVCRVVSVPVVASGGAGSTKDFVRLFKMLPQVDAGLAASVFHFGDVTISGLKSELHKNGIIVR, encoded by the coding sequence ATGATTACCAAACGAATTATTCCCTGTCTTGACGTACGAAACGGCCGGGTCGTCAAGGGGATGAACTTTACCGGACTGGCAGATGTATCCTCTCCGATAGAACTGGCCAAATACTATTCTGACAACGGTGCTGATGAACTGGTCTTTTATGACATAACGGCCTCTTCAGAAAATCGGAAGCTCTTTACAGAAGTTCTTTGTCAAGTGGCAGCATGCATTTTTATTCCGCTGACTGTAGGCGGCGGCATCAGTGCTATAGAGGATTTTGACCGGGTTTTAAAATGCGGCGCCGATAAGGTAAGTGTCAATACCGGGGCTATAAGAAATCCGCAGCTGATCCGTCAGGCTTCTCTTAAATACGGAAACCAGTGCGTTGTCCTTTCTGCGGATGTGAAACGGGTGAATGGAAAGTTTACCATCTTTTCAGAGGGAGGACGCAAAAGCGCCGGAATGGACGCTATAGAATGGATTCAAGAAGGCGTCCGCTTAGGGGCGGGAGAAGTCGTGGTGAACAGTATCGATACGGACGGCGTAAAAAACGGCTTTGACCTGGAGCTGCTGAGCGCTGTCTGCCGCGTGGTTTCCGTACCCGTGGTTGCTTCCGGTGGTGCGGGCAGTACGAAAGATTTCGTCCGGCTTTTTAAAATGCTGCCTCAAGTTGATGCCGGTCTTGCCGCTTCTGTTTTTCATTTTGGCGACGTGACCATCAGCGGTTTGAAGTCAGAGCTTCATAAAAATGGCATTATCGTCCGCTAA
- the hisIE gene encoding bifunctional phosphoribosyl-AMP cyclohydrolase/phosphoribosyl-ATP diphosphatase HisIE translates to MININELKFDEKGLIPAVVIEEETKKILTVAYMNRASLEISIERGLTCFWSRSRNKLWVKGETSKNFQHIMRIETDCDRDALAVYVKKDGPACHLGTDSCFNDAVYINQQETSPFHLRQLFLLLENRKSEKKEGSYTTYLFEKGIDKILKKVGEEATEVIIAAKADDKKETVYEIADLTYHLLVLMVEMGISPEDIQKELASRHVIDHKIKQEKMTE, encoded by the coding sequence ATGATAAACATAAATGAATTGAAATTTGATGAAAAAGGTTTAATTCCTGCCGTTGTAATAGAGGAAGAAACGAAAAAAATACTGACGGTAGCCTATATGAATCGAGCCAGCTTGGAAATATCTATAGAAAGAGGTCTAACTTGTTTTTGGAGCCGTTCCAGAAACAAGCTCTGGGTAAAAGGAGAAACCTCCAAAAATTTTCAGCACATTATGCGCATTGAAACGGATTGTGACAGAGATGCTCTTGCTGTCTATGTCAAGAAAGACGGACCTGCCTGTCACTTGGGAACGGATTCTTGTTTTAACGATGCCGTATATATAAACCAACAGGAGACGTCCCCTTTCCATTTAAGGCAGCTTTTCCTACTCCTTGAAAACAGGAAATCAGAGAAAAAAGAAGGTTCCTATACGACTTACCTCTTTGAAAAGGGAATTGATAAAATATTAAAAAAGGTGGGAGAAGAAGCTACAGAGGTAATTATTGCAGCAAAAGCTGATGATAAAAAGGAAACCGTCTATGAAATTGCCGATCTGACTTACCACCTTTTGGTACTCATGGTCGAAATGGGCATTTCTCCGGAAGATATTCAGAAGGAGCTGGCTTCACGCCATGTGATCGATCACAAAATTAAACAGGAAAAAATGACGGAGTGA
- a CDS encoding LuxR C-terminal-related transcriptional regulator encodes MTEKTIIPELPPNMVFRPRLQKIFEEPFKKRRILYISAYMGWGKTTAVAEWLIQYKHKAVWFCLEERKKQKQDIFHSLLNEMNEKSGEKLIVIDHYDLLDKEELGYMNLMLMKSTRRFVIISRAELPESLSIYVGLSVHLIGIDQLKFTESETVEYFETWNISLSDQEVSQLTVRQRGCALSYRYTACLMQASGETYTKNIRLKVLECLYRYLDAELLDKLDQTEREVLLKIGCFDSVTADQADLFLGSSGNFKILDDFRRRGFFLTFFLPDVYVLDPFFKEYLTYVRKKSIPTEESNAIYKLAGSYFEKNNDISQALECYGNAKDYESIMRILIRLSTSESGQADLWKNRKYYYDLPEERVKEEPALCCGMAMLGILSFHLEEADAWREYLEDRLKGLPEGDKKTEIGNKLAYLAMAMSGSGSTNDLLNIFLYGDVGIGAADVAAAECCYQQDKIQEAFVQIAGAISLIEQKGSILILFAAMTVQMRIMMLLGETATAKSILNRMGDKIREANADFLYPHLEAVCVFAALYQNDYERIDYWLKNEAPDENAAFCALDIFGYNVKLRAYILQEKYYPAIGLAEKLRPIYTAFHKNIDLAQLDMLLAIVYHRLGQKEKAEDYLCQALEKGEKYGYIRLFADQGESLYKMLKNMGERCSISKNYLKRVKEAAKKVAVMYPSYMILPSKQDRLSASETEVLNLIAQGKANPEIADYLSISLNTVKFHVKNIYSKLGVNNRFQAVHTAKLKGLIP; translated from the coding sequence ATGACAGAAAAAACGATCATTCCTGAGCTTCCACCCAATATGGTCTTTCGGCCCAGATTGCAGAAAATCTTTGAGGAGCCTTTTAAAAAGAGAAGGATTCTATATATTTCCGCATACATGGGATGGGGAAAAACGACGGCTGTGGCAGAGTGGTTGATACAGTATAAGCATAAGGCTGTATGGTTTTGTTTGGAAGAAAGAAAAAAACAGAAGCAGGATATCTTCCACAGTTTACTGAACGAAATGAATGAAAAATCCGGGGAAAAGCTTATTGTAATCGATCATTATGACTTACTGGATAAAGAAGAACTGGGCTATATGAACCTGATGCTCATGAAGTCTACTCGCCGGTTCGTGATTATTTCAAGGGCGGAGCTGCCAGAATCTTTATCCATTTATGTGGGCTTGTCCGTGCATTTGATCGGCATAGATCAGCTGAAATTTACGGAGTCCGAAACTGTGGAATACTTTGAAACTTGGAACATATCTCTGAGCGATCAAGAAGTTTCTCAGCTGACTGTCAGGCAAAGGGGCTGTGCATTAAGCTATCGATATACGGCGTGCCTCATGCAGGCATCGGGCGAGACGTATACAAAAAATATCCGTTTAAAGGTATTGGAATGTCTGTACCGGTACCTTGACGCAGAGCTGTTGGACAAGTTGGATCAGACGGAGAGAGAGGTCCTTTTAAAAATAGGCTGCTTTGATAGTGTGACAGCAGATCAGGCGGATTTATTTTTAGGCTCCTCCGGTAATTTTAAAATTTTAGACGATTTTAGAAGAAGGGGATTCTTTTTAACTTTTTTCCTTCCGGATGTTTACGTGTTGGATCCCTTTTTTAAAGAATATCTGACATATGTGAGAAAGAAGAGTATACCCACCGAAGAAAGCAATGCAATTTACAAGCTGGCAGGAAGTTATTTTGAAAAAAACAACGATATCTCGCAGGCTCTTGAGTGCTATGGGAATGCTAAAGACTATGAGAGCATCATGAGAATTCTGATCCGGCTTTCAACCTCCGAATCGGGACAGGCGGATTTGTGGAAAAACAGAAAATACTATTACGACTTGCCGGAGGAAAGGGTCAAAGAAGAGCCGGCTCTGTGCTGCGGTATGGCAATGCTGGGAATCTTGAGCTTTCATTTGGAAGAAGCGGACGCATGGCGGGAATATTTGGAAGACCGGTTGAAGGGCTTGCCGGAAGGGGATAAAAAAACAGAAATCGGGAATAAATTGGCCTATTTGGCTATGGCTATGTCAGGCAGCGGCAGCACGAATGATCTTTTAAATATCTTCCTATATGGAGATGTGGGAATTGGAGCAGCTGATGTAGCGGCGGCGGAGTGCTGTTATCAGCAGGATAAAATTCAAGAGGCATTCGTGCAGATTGCAGGAGCCATCTCTTTGATCGAACAAAAGGGAAGCATTCTTATTTTGTTTGCGGCTATGACTGTACAGATGAGGATTATGATGCTGCTGGGTGAAACGGCCACAGCAAAATCCATATTGAACCGCATGGGAGATAAAATTAGAGAAGCAAATGCTGATTTTTTATATCCCCATTTGGAAGCGGTATGCGTCTTTGCAGCCCTGTATCAAAACGATTATGAACGGATTGACTACTGGCTGAAAAACGAAGCACCGGACGAAAATGCCGCCTTCTGCGCTCTGGATATATTCGGATATAATGTAAAATTAAGGGCGTATATTTTACAGGAGAAATACTATCCGGCCATAGGGCTGGCGGAAAAACTCAGGCCCATCTATACCGCTTTCCATAAAAATATAGATTTGGCTCAATTAGATATGCTGTTAGCTATTGTTTATCATAGACTGGGTCAAAAAGAAAAAGCAGAAGATTATCTTTGTCAAGCTCTTGAAAAGGGGGAGAAGTACGGGTACATTCGCCTTTTCGCAGATCAGGGAGAATCCTTATATAAAATGCTCAAAAATATGGGTGAACGATGCAGCATTTCAAAAAATTATTTAAAGCGGGTAAAAGAAGCGGCTAAAAAGGTAGCCGTAATGTATCCTTCTTATATGATTCTTCCAAGCAAACAAGACCGATTATCCGCTTCCGAAACAGAGGTGCTGAATTTGATCGCACAGGGAAAGGCAAATCCTGAAATTGCCGACTATCTGAGTATTTCTTTAAATACAGTCAAGTTCCATGTAAAAAACATATACAGTAAACTGGGAGTCAATAATCGGTTTCAGGCAGTACATACAGCTAAGCTGAAAGGGTTGATACCGTAA
- the pfkA gene encoding 6-phosphofructokinase produces the protein MKKIGVLTSGGDSPGMNAAIRAAVRGAIYLGMDVYGIEKGYEGLIDGDIKQMNISSVSDILHKGGTILRTARSERFMTSEGQKRAIQMLDSFGIDGLVIIGGDGSLKGGLDLSKQGITVMGLPGTIDNDLGYTDYTIGFDTSVNTVLSAISNIRDTSSSHERTTVIEVMGRHCGDIALYAGLTGGAETILIPEVGVDINAICRKMVQGRNRGKLHNIIIKAEGIDLSTQDLADTLTERTGMETKIVVLGYIQRGGSPTARDRMLASRTAYKAVELLQEGSESRAIGINGSEIVHYELEDALKMKRDYDKQVMELADILSI, from the coding sequence CTATTTACTTAGGGATGGACGTATATGGAATTGAAAAGGGATATGAGGGCTTGATTGACGGAGATATTAAGCAAATGAATATTTCCTCTGTTTCAGATATTCTTCACAAAGGCGGTACAATTTTAAGAACGGCGAGAAGTGAACGGTTTATGACCAGTGAGGGTCAAAAAAGAGCGATCCAGATGCTGGACAGCTTTGGGATAGATGGACTTGTCATCATTGGGGGAGATGGATCTTTAAAAGGCGGATTGGATCTGTCCAAGCAGGGCATTACGGTTATGGGGCTTCCGGGCACGATTGATAATGATTTAGGCTATACCGATTATACCATAGGCTTTGATACCTCCGTGAATACGGTACTTTCTGCTATCAGTAATATTCGCGATACCTCCTCTTCTCATGAACGGACTACCGTGATCGAGGTCATGGGCCGGCATTGCGGAGATATTGCTCTTTATGCAGGCCTTACAGGCGGAGCCGAGACGATTTTAATTCCTGAGGTGGGGGTAGACATTAATGCCATATGCCGGAAGATGGTTCAAGGCAGAAATAGAGGAAAGCTGCACAACATTATCATAAAAGCTGAAGGAATTGATCTGTCCACACAGGACTTGGCAGACACACTGACGGAAAGAACCGGGATGGAAACCAAAATAGTTGTTCTGGGATATATCCAAAGGGGCGGTTCCCCTACCGCCCGGGATAGAATGCTGGCAAGCCGTACGGCATATAAAGCGGTGGAGCTGCTTCAAGAAGGCAGTGAAAGCAGAGCTATTGGTATCAATGGTAGTGAAATCGTGCATTACGAATTGGAGGATGCATTGAAAATGAAACGGGATTACGATAAGCAGGTCATGGAGCTTGCAGACATATTATCCATTTAG